One genomic region from Vanacampus margaritifer isolate UIUO_Vmar chromosome 2, RoL_Vmar_1.0, whole genome shotgun sequence encodes:
- the fubp1 gene encoding far upstream element-binding protein 1 isoform X1, translating into MADYSSVAPPSSGGGMNDAFQDALQRARQIAAKIGGDGVAAPATSEFAYGGQKRPLEDAGGYFPMPNLNIDQPETKKVATNDAFSAMGAMGGPPRSISEEFKVPDGMVGFIIGRGGEQISRLQQESGCKIQIAPDSGGMPDRSVTLTGGPDAIQTAKRLLTEIVEKGRPSPAFHHNDGPGMTVQEIMVPASKAGLVIGKGGETIKSLQERAGVKMVMIQDGPQNTGADKPLRISGEPFKVQQAKEMVMELIRDQGFREQRGEYGSRVGGGGGGGGGGGETLDVPVPRFAVGIVIGRSGEMIKKIQSDTGVRIQFKPDDGSAPDRIAQIMGPPDQAQHAAEIISDLLRSVQAGGPPGHGGGGGGRGRGRGQGNWNMGPPGGLQEFTFTVPTMKTGLIIGKGGETIKGISQQSGARIELQRNPPPNSDPNVKMFTVRGSPQQIDYARQLVEEKIGGPVTPMGGPHGPPGPHGGPGPHGPPGPPGPPGAPMGPYNAGPYNQGPPGPHGPPAPYQPQGWGNGYPHWQQGQPDPNKAAADANAAAWAAYYAQYGQQPQASMTPTSGAPGTTQSNGQGDPQAAGQSGQADYTKAWEDYYKKMGQQNQQPQDYTKAWEEYYKKQGQAAPQAAAPAAAAAPTTQPGGQPDYSAAWAEYYRQQAAYYGTGNPQTMGAAPQAPQCSPPTPPDLAP; encoded by the exons ATGGCGGACTACAGCAGCGTGGCTCCTCCGTCCAGCGGCGGCGGAATGAACGACGCTTTTCAAGACGCTCTTCAGCGAGCACGACAG ATTGCAGCGAAAATCGGCGGCGATGGCGTTGCGGCCCCTGCGACGAGCGAGTTTGCCTACGGAGGCCAGAAAAGGCCCTTGGAGGACGCTGGTGGGTATTTTCCCATGCCTAACCTGAATATCG ACCAACCAGAGACGAAGAAAGTGGCGACCAATGATG CCTTCTCTGCTATGGGAGCAATGGGCGGCCCCCCTCG ATCAATATCAGAGGAATTCAAAGTTCCCGATGGAATGGTTGGATTCA TTATCGGACGAGGCGGCGAACAAATCTCGCGTCTGCAGCAGGAATCAGGATGTAAAATACAGATTGCGCCCG ACAGTGGAGGGATGCCCGATAGGTCAGTAACATTGACTGGAGGACCCGATGCCATTCA GACCGCAAAGAGGCTGCTTACGGAGATCGTCGAGAAGGGACGGCCGTCCCCGGCGTTCCACCACAATGACGGCCCTGGCATGACGGTTCAGGAGATTATGGTCCCTGCTTCGAAAGCCGGCCTTGTTATTGGCAAGGGAGGCGAGACAATCAAGAGTCTTCAG GAAAGAGCTGGAGTGAAAATGGTCATGATTCAAGATGGACCCCAAAACACAGGCGCTGACAAACCTCTCCGCATTTCGGGAGAGCCCTTTAAAGTTCAG CAAGCCAAAGAGATGGTGATGGAGCTGATCAGAGACCAGGGCTTTAGAGAGCAGAGGGGCGAATACGGCTCTAgagttggtggtggtggtggcggcggcggaggcggtGGCGAGACATTGGAT GTTCCCGTTCCCCGGTTTGCGGTCGGAATTGTTATCGGCAGAAGCGGAGAGATGATCAAAAAGATCCAGAGCGACACGGGGGTCAGGATCCAGTTTAAACCAG ATGATGGCAGCGCTCCAGACAGGATAGCACAGATCATGGGTCCTCCTGACCAAGCTCAGCACGCAGCAGAGATCATCTCAGACCTGCTGAGGAGTGTCCAGGCTGGCGGGCCTCCGGGTCACGGCGGCGGTGGTGGCGGCAGAGGCCGAGGACGCGGGCAGGGCAATTGGAACATGGGGCCCCCTGGTGGCCTGCAGGAGTTCACCTTCACCGTCCCGACCATGAAGACTGGCCTAATCATTGGAAAAG GTGGCGAGACCATCAAAGGTATCAGCCAACAGTCGGGGGCCAGGATTGAGCTGCAGAGGAATCCGCCTCCCAACTCAGACCCCAATGTCAAGATGTTCACTGTCAGGGGGTCACCCCAGCAGATTGACTATGCCAGGCAGCTGGTAGAGGAGAAGATTGGG GGACCCGTCACTCCAATGGGCGGCCCACACGGGCCCCCTGGTCCACATGGAGGTCCGGGCCCACACGGTCCTCCAGGCCCTCCAGGACCCCCTGGTGCTCCGATGGGTCCATACAACGCTGGGCCTTACAACCAGGGACCCCCGGGACCACA tGGTCCCCCAGCACCTTATCAGCCTCAGGGGTGGGGCAACGGCTACCCGCACTGGCAGCAAGGACAGCCTGACCCAA ACAAAGCAGCAGCTGACGCTAATGCCGCAGCGTGGGCGGCCTACTATGCCCAGTACGGCCAACAGCCACAGGCTTCCATGACGCCAACCAGTGGTGCGCCGGGCACCACTCAGTCCAACGGTCAAG gtgaCCCACAGGCTGCAGGTCAGAGTGGACAGGCAGATTACACCAAGGCCTGGGAGGATTATTACAAGAAAATGG GTCAACAGAATCAACAACCTCAGGACTACACTAAAGCCTGGGAAGAGTATTACAAGAAACAAG GTCAAGCGGCCCCTCAGGCTGCTGCACCAGCGGCCGCTGCGGCCCCCACCACCCAACCCGGCGGGCAGCCGGACTACAGTGCCGCCTGGGCCGAGTACTACCGGCAGCAGGCAGCTTACTACGGCACGGGCAACCCACAGACCATGGGAGCGGCACCACAAGCCCCTCAG TgttcccccccaacccccccagaCCTTGCACCTTAG
- the fubp1 gene encoding far upstream element-binding protein 1 isoform X2, which translates to MADYSSVAPPSSGGGMNDAFQDALQRARQIAAKIGGDGVAAPATSEFAYGGQKRPLEDAGGYFPMPNLNIDQPETKKVATNDAFSAMGAMGGPPRSISEEFKVPDGMVGFIIGRGGEQISRLQQESGCKIQIAPDSGGMPDRSVTLTGGPDAIQTAKRLLTEIVEKGRPSPAFHHNDGPGMTVQEIMVPASKAGLVIGKGGETIKSLQERAGVKMVMIQDGPQNTGADKPLRISGEPFKVQQAKEMVMELIRDQGFREQRGEYGSRVGGGGGGGGGGGETLDVPVPRFAVGIVIGRSGEMIKKIQSDTGVRIQFKPDDGSAPDRIAQIMGPPDQAQHAAEIISDLLRSVQAGGPPGHGGGGGGRGRGRGQGNWNMGPPGGLQEFTFTVPTMKTGLIIGKGGETIKGISQQSGARIELQRNPPPNSDPNVKMFTVRGSPQQIDYARQLVEEKIGGPVTPMGGPHGPPGPHGGPGPHGPPGPPGPPGAPMGPYNAGPYNQGPPGPHGPPAPYQPQGWGNGYPHWQQGQPDPNKAAADANAAAWAAYYAQYGQQPQASMTPTSGAPGTTQSNGQGDPQAAGQSGQADYTKAWEDYYKKMGQQNQQPQDYTKAWEEYYKKQGQAAPQAAAPAAAAAPTTQPGGQPDYSAAWAEYYRQQAAYYGTGNPQTMGAAPQAPQVHAPPSPPFE; encoded by the exons ATGGCGGACTACAGCAGCGTGGCTCCTCCGTCCAGCGGCGGCGGAATGAACGACGCTTTTCAAGACGCTCTTCAGCGAGCACGACAG ATTGCAGCGAAAATCGGCGGCGATGGCGTTGCGGCCCCTGCGACGAGCGAGTTTGCCTACGGAGGCCAGAAAAGGCCCTTGGAGGACGCTGGTGGGTATTTTCCCATGCCTAACCTGAATATCG ACCAACCAGAGACGAAGAAAGTGGCGACCAATGATG CCTTCTCTGCTATGGGAGCAATGGGCGGCCCCCCTCG ATCAATATCAGAGGAATTCAAAGTTCCCGATGGAATGGTTGGATTCA TTATCGGACGAGGCGGCGAACAAATCTCGCGTCTGCAGCAGGAATCAGGATGTAAAATACAGATTGCGCCCG ACAGTGGAGGGATGCCCGATAGGTCAGTAACATTGACTGGAGGACCCGATGCCATTCA GACCGCAAAGAGGCTGCTTACGGAGATCGTCGAGAAGGGACGGCCGTCCCCGGCGTTCCACCACAATGACGGCCCTGGCATGACGGTTCAGGAGATTATGGTCCCTGCTTCGAAAGCCGGCCTTGTTATTGGCAAGGGAGGCGAGACAATCAAGAGTCTTCAG GAAAGAGCTGGAGTGAAAATGGTCATGATTCAAGATGGACCCCAAAACACAGGCGCTGACAAACCTCTCCGCATTTCGGGAGAGCCCTTTAAAGTTCAG CAAGCCAAAGAGATGGTGATGGAGCTGATCAGAGACCAGGGCTTTAGAGAGCAGAGGGGCGAATACGGCTCTAgagttggtggtggtggtggcggcggcggaggcggtGGCGAGACATTGGAT GTTCCCGTTCCCCGGTTTGCGGTCGGAATTGTTATCGGCAGAAGCGGAGAGATGATCAAAAAGATCCAGAGCGACACGGGGGTCAGGATCCAGTTTAAACCAG ATGATGGCAGCGCTCCAGACAGGATAGCACAGATCATGGGTCCTCCTGACCAAGCTCAGCACGCAGCAGAGATCATCTCAGACCTGCTGAGGAGTGTCCAGGCTGGCGGGCCTCCGGGTCACGGCGGCGGTGGTGGCGGCAGAGGCCGAGGACGCGGGCAGGGCAATTGGAACATGGGGCCCCCTGGTGGCCTGCAGGAGTTCACCTTCACCGTCCCGACCATGAAGACTGGCCTAATCATTGGAAAAG GTGGCGAGACCATCAAAGGTATCAGCCAACAGTCGGGGGCCAGGATTGAGCTGCAGAGGAATCCGCCTCCCAACTCAGACCCCAATGTCAAGATGTTCACTGTCAGGGGGTCACCCCAGCAGATTGACTATGCCAGGCAGCTGGTAGAGGAGAAGATTGGG GGACCCGTCACTCCAATGGGCGGCCCACACGGGCCCCCTGGTCCACATGGAGGTCCGGGCCCACACGGTCCTCCAGGCCCTCCAGGACCCCCTGGTGCTCCGATGGGTCCATACAACGCTGGGCCTTACAACCAGGGACCCCCGGGACCACA tGGTCCCCCAGCACCTTATCAGCCTCAGGGGTGGGGCAACGGCTACCCGCACTGGCAGCAAGGACAGCCTGACCCAA ACAAAGCAGCAGCTGACGCTAATGCCGCAGCGTGGGCGGCCTACTATGCCCAGTACGGCCAACAGCCACAGGCTTCCATGACGCCAACCAGTGGTGCGCCGGGCACCACTCAGTCCAACGGTCAAG gtgaCCCACAGGCTGCAGGTCAGAGTGGACAGGCAGATTACACCAAGGCCTGGGAGGATTATTACAAGAAAATGG GTCAACAGAATCAACAACCTCAGGACTACACTAAAGCCTGGGAAGAGTATTACAAGAAACAAG GTCAAGCGGCCCCTCAGGCTGCTGCACCAGCGGCCGCTGCGGCCCCCACCACCCAACCCGGCGGGCAGCCGGACTACAGTGCCGCCTGGGCCGAGTACTACCGGCAGCAGGCAGCTTACTACGGCACGGGCAACCCACAGACCATGGGAGCGGCACCACAAGCCCCTCAGGTACACGCCCCACCTTCTCCCCCTTTTGAGTAA
- the fubp1 gene encoding far upstream element-binding protein 1 isoform X6, with protein sequence MADYSSVAPPSSGGGMNDAFQDALQRARQIAAKIGGDGVAAPATSEFAYGGQKRPLEDADQPETKKVATNDAFSAMGAMGGPPRSISEEFKVPDGMVGFIIGRGGEQISRLQQESGCKIQIAPDSGGMPDRSVTLTGGPDAIQTAKRLLTEIVEKGRPSPAFHHNDGPGMTVQEIMVPASKAGLVIGKGGETIKSLQERAGVKMVMIQDGPQNTGADKPLRISGEPFKVQQAKEMVMELIRDQGFREQRGEYGSRVGGGGGGGGGGGETLDVPVPRFAVGIVIGRSGEMIKKIQSDTGVRIQFKPDDGSAPDRIAQIMGPPDQAQHAAEIISDLLRSVQAGGPPGHGGGGGGRGRGRGQGNWNMGPPGGLQEFTFTVPTMKTGLIIGKGGETIKGISQQSGARIELQRNPPPNSDPNVKMFTVRGSPQQIDYARQLVEEKIGGPVTPMGGPHGPPGPHGGPGPHGPPGPPGPPGAPMGPYNAGPYNQGPPGPHGPPAPYQPQGWGNGYPHWQQGQPDPNKAAADANAAAWAAYYAQYGQQPQASMTPTSGAPGTTQSNGQGQQNQQPQDYTKAWEEYYKKQGQAAPQAAAPAAAAAPTTQPGGQPDYSAAWAEYYRQQAAYYGTGNPQTMGAAPQAPQCSPPTPPDLAP encoded by the exons ATGGCGGACTACAGCAGCGTGGCTCCTCCGTCCAGCGGCGGCGGAATGAACGACGCTTTTCAAGACGCTCTTCAGCGAGCACGACAG ATTGCAGCGAAAATCGGCGGCGATGGCGTTGCGGCCCCTGCGACGAGCGAGTTTGCCTACGGAGGCCAGAAAAGGCCCTTGGAGGACGCTG ACCAACCAGAGACGAAGAAAGTGGCGACCAATGATG CCTTCTCTGCTATGGGAGCAATGGGCGGCCCCCCTCG ATCAATATCAGAGGAATTCAAAGTTCCCGATGGAATGGTTGGATTCA TTATCGGACGAGGCGGCGAACAAATCTCGCGTCTGCAGCAGGAATCAGGATGTAAAATACAGATTGCGCCCG ACAGTGGAGGGATGCCCGATAGGTCAGTAACATTGACTGGAGGACCCGATGCCATTCA GACCGCAAAGAGGCTGCTTACGGAGATCGTCGAGAAGGGACGGCCGTCCCCGGCGTTCCACCACAATGACGGCCCTGGCATGACGGTTCAGGAGATTATGGTCCCTGCTTCGAAAGCCGGCCTTGTTATTGGCAAGGGAGGCGAGACAATCAAGAGTCTTCAG GAAAGAGCTGGAGTGAAAATGGTCATGATTCAAGATGGACCCCAAAACACAGGCGCTGACAAACCTCTCCGCATTTCGGGAGAGCCCTTTAAAGTTCAG CAAGCCAAAGAGATGGTGATGGAGCTGATCAGAGACCAGGGCTTTAGAGAGCAGAGGGGCGAATACGGCTCTAgagttggtggtggtggtggcggcggcggaggcggtGGCGAGACATTGGAT GTTCCCGTTCCCCGGTTTGCGGTCGGAATTGTTATCGGCAGAAGCGGAGAGATGATCAAAAAGATCCAGAGCGACACGGGGGTCAGGATCCAGTTTAAACCAG ATGATGGCAGCGCTCCAGACAGGATAGCACAGATCATGGGTCCTCCTGACCAAGCTCAGCACGCAGCAGAGATCATCTCAGACCTGCTGAGGAGTGTCCAGGCTGGCGGGCCTCCGGGTCACGGCGGCGGTGGTGGCGGCAGAGGCCGAGGACGCGGGCAGGGCAATTGGAACATGGGGCCCCCTGGTGGCCTGCAGGAGTTCACCTTCACCGTCCCGACCATGAAGACTGGCCTAATCATTGGAAAAG GTGGCGAGACCATCAAAGGTATCAGCCAACAGTCGGGGGCCAGGATTGAGCTGCAGAGGAATCCGCCTCCCAACTCAGACCCCAATGTCAAGATGTTCACTGTCAGGGGGTCACCCCAGCAGATTGACTATGCCAGGCAGCTGGTAGAGGAGAAGATTGGG GGACCCGTCACTCCAATGGGCGGCCCACACGGGCCCCCTGGTCCACATGGAGGTCCGGGCCCACACGGTCCTCCAGGCCCTCCAGGACCCCCTGGTGCTCCGATGGGTCCATACAACGCTGGGCCTTACAACCAGGGACCCCCGGGACCACA tGGTCCCCCAGCACCTTATCAGCCTCAGGGGTGGGGCAACGGCTACCCGCACTGGCAGCAAGGACAGCCTGACCCAA ACAAAGCAGCAGCTGACGCTAATGCCGCAGCGTGGGCGGCCTACTATGCCCAGTACGGCCAACAGCCACAGGCTTCCATGACGCCAACCAGTGGTGCGCCGGGCACCACTCAGTCCAACGGTCAAG GTCAACAGAATCAACAACCTCAGGACTACACTAAAGCCTGGGAAGAGTATTACAAGAAACAAG GTCAAGCGGCCCCTCAGGCTGCTGCACCAGCGGCCGCTGCGGCCCCCACCACCCAACCCGGCGGGCAGCCGGACTACAGTGCCGCCTGGGCCGAGTACTACCGGCAGCAGGCAGCTTACTACGGCACGGGCAACCCACAGACCATGGGAGCGGCACCACAAGCCCCTCAG TgttcccccccaacccccccagaCCTTGCACCTTAG
- the fubp1 gene encoding far upstream element-binding protein 1 isoform X4 — protein MADYSSVAPPSSGGGMNDAFQDALQRARQIAAKIGGDGVAAPATSEFAYGGQKRPLEDADQPETKKVATNDAFSAMGAMGGPPRSISEEFKVPDGMVGFIIGRGGEQISRLQQESGCKIQIAPDSGGMPDRSVTLTGGPDAIQTAKRLLTEIVEKGRPSPAFHHNDGPGMTVQEIMVPASKAGLVIGKGGETIKSLQERAGVKMVMIQDGPQNTGADKPLRISGEPFKVQQAKEMVMELIRDQGFREQRGEYGSRVGGGGGGGGGGGETLDVPVPRFAVGIVIGRSGEMIKKIQSDTGVRIQFKPDDGSAPDRIAQIMGPPDQAQHAAEIISDLLRSVQAGGPPGHGGGGGGRGRGRGQGNWNMGPPGGLQEFTFTVPTMKTGLIIGKGGETIKGISQQSGARIELQRNPPPNSDPNVKMFTVRGSPQQIDYARQLVEEKIGGPVTPMGGPHGPPGPHGGPGPHGPPGPPGPPGAPMGPYNAGPYNQGPPGPHGPPAPYQPQGWGNGYPHWQQGQPDPNKAAADANAAAWAAYYAQYGQQPQASMTPTSGAPGTTQSNGQGDPQAAGQSGQADYTKAWEDYYKKMGQQNQQPQDYTKAWEEYYKKQGQAAPQAAAPAAAAAPTTQPGGQPDYSAAWAEYYRQQAAYYGTGNPQTMGAAPQAPQCSPPTPPDLAP, from the exons ATGGCGGACTACAGCAGCGTGGCTCCTCCGTCCAGCGGCGGCGGAATGAACGACGCTTTTCAAGACGCTCTTCAGCGAGCACGACAG ATTGCAGCGAAAATCGGCGGCGATGGCGTTGCGGCCCCTGCGACGAGCGAGTTTGCCTACGGAGGCCAGAAAAGGCCCTTGGAGGACGCTG ACCAACCAGAGACGAAGAAAGTGGCGACCAATGATG CCTTCTCTGCTATGGGAGCAATGGGCGGCCCCCCTCG ATCAATATCAGAGGAATTCAAAGTTCCCGATGGAATGGTTGGATTCA TTATCGGACGAGGCGGCGAACAAATCTCGCGTCTGCAGCAGGAATCAGGATGTAAAATACAGATTGCGCCCG ACAGTGGAGGGATGCCCGATAGGTCAGTAACATTGACTGGAGGACCCGATGCCATTCA GACCGCAAAGAGGCTGCTTACGGAGATCGTCGAGAAGGGACGGCCGTCCCCGGCGTTCCACCACAATGACGGCCCTGGCATGACGGTTCAGGAGATTATGGTCCCTGCTTCGAAAGCCGGCCTTGTTATTGGCAAGGGAGGCGAGACAATCAAGAGTCTTCAG GAAAGAGCTGGAGTGAAAATGGTCATGATTCAAGATGGACCCCAAAACACAGGCGCTGACAAACCTCTCCGCATTTCGGGAGAGCCCTTTAAAGTTCAG CAAGCCAAAGAGATGGTGATGGAGCTGATCAGAGACCAGGGCTTTAGAGAGCAGAGGGGCGAATACGGCTCTAgagttggtggtggtggtggcggcggcggaggcggtGGCGAGACATTGGAT GTTCCCGTTCCCCGGTTTGCGGTCGGAATTGTTATCGGCAGAAGCGGAGAGATGATCAAAAAGATCCAGAGCGACACGGGGGTCAGGATCCAGTTTAAACCAG ATGATGGCAGCGCTCCAGACAGGATAGCACAGATCATGGGTCCTCCTGACCAAGCTCAGCACGCAGCAGAGATCATCTCAGACCTGCTGAGGAGTGTCCAGGCTGGCGGGCCTCCGGGTCACGGCGGCGGTGGTGGCGGCAGAGGCCGAGGACGCGGGCAGGGCAATTGGAACATGGGGCCCCCTGGTGGCCTGCAGGAGTTCACCTTCACCGTCCCGACCATGAAGACTGGCCTAATCATTGGAAAAG GTGGCGAGACCATCAAAGGTATCAGCCAACAGTCGGGGGCCAGGATTGAGCTGCAGAGGAATCCGCCTCCCAACTCAGACCCCAATGTCAAGATGTTCACTGTCAGGGGGTCACCCCAGCAGATTGACTATGCCAGGCAGCTGGTAGAGGAGAAGATTGGG GGACCCGTCACTCCAATGGGCGGCCCACACGGGCCCCCTGGTCCACATGGAGGTCCGGGCCCACACGGTCCTCCAGGCCCTCCAGGACCCCCTGGTGCTCCGATGGGTCCATACAACGCTGGGCCTTACAACCAGGGACCCCCGGGACCACA tGGTCCCCCAGCACCTTATCAGCCTCAGGGGTGGGGCAACGGCTACCCGCACTGGCAGCAAGGACAGCCTGACCCAA ACAAAGCAGCAGCTGACGCTAATGCCGCAGCGTGGGCGGCCTACTATGCCCAGTACGGCCAACAGCCACAGGCTTCCATGACGCCAACCAGTGGTGCGCCGGGCACCACTCAGTCCAACGGTCAAG gtgaCCCACAGGCTGCAGGTCAGAGTGGACAGGCAGATTACACCAAGGCCTGGGAGGATTATTACAAGAAAATGG GTCAACAGAATCAACAACCTCAGGACTACACTAAAGCCTGGGAAGAGTATTACAAGAAACAAG GTCAAGCGGCCCCTCAGGCTGCTGCACCAGCGGCCGCTGCGGCCCCCACCACCCAACCCGGCGGGCAGCCGGACTACAGTGCCGCCTGGGCCGAGTACTACCGGCAGCAGGCAGCTTACTACGGCACGGGCAACCCACAGACCATGGGAGCGGCACCACAAGCCCCTCAG TgttcccccccaacccccccagaCCTTGCACCTTAG
- the fubp1 gene encoding far upstream element-binding protein 1 isoform X5, giving the protein MADYSSVAPPSSGGGMNDAFQDALQRARQIAAKIGGDGVAAPATSEFAYGGQKRPLEDAGGYFPMPNLNIDQPETKKVATNDAFSAMGAMGGPPRSISEEFKVPDGMVGFIIGRGGEQISRLQQESGCKIQIAPDSGGMPDRSVTLTGGPDAIQTAKRLLTEIVEKGRPSPAFHHNDGPGMTVQEIMVPASKAGLVIGKGGETIKSLQERAGVKMVMIQDGPQNTGADKPLRISGEPFKVQQAKEMVMELIRDQGFREQRGEYGSRVGGGGGGGGGGGETLDVPVPRFAVGIVIGRSGEMIKKIQSDTGVRIQFKPDDGSAPDRIAQIMGPPDQAQHAAEIISDLLRSVQAGGPPGHGGGGGGRGRGRGQGNWNMGPPGGLQEFTFTVPTMKTGLIIGKGGETIKGISQQSGARIELQRNPPPNSDPNVKMFTVRGSPQQIDYARQLVEEKIGGPVTPMGGPHGPPGPHGGPGPHGPPGPPGPPGAPMGPYNAGPYNQGPPGPHGPPAPYQPQGWGNGYPHWQQGQPDPNKAAADANAAAWAAYYAQYGQQPQASMTPTSGAPGTTQSNGQGQQNQQPQDYTKAWEEYYKKQGQAAPQAAAPAAAAAPTTQPGGQPDYSAAWAEYYRQQAAYYGTGNPQTMGAAPQAPQCSPPTPPDLAP; this is encoded by the exons ATGGCGGACTACAGCAGCGTGGCTCCTCCGTCCAGCGGCGGCGGAATGAACGACGCTTTTCAAGACGCTCTTCAGCGAGCACGACAG ATTGCAGCGAAAATCGGCGGCGATGGCGTTGCGGCCCCTGCGACGAGCGAGTTTGCCTACGGAGGCCAGAAAAGGCCCTTGGAGGACGCTGGTGGGTATTTTCCCATGCCTAACCTGAATATCG ACCAACCAGAGACGAAGAAAGTGGCGACCAATGATG CCTTCTCTGCTATGGGAGCAATGGGCGGCCCCCCTCG ATCAATATCAGAGGAATTCAAAGTTCCCGATGGAATGGTTGGATTCA TTATCGGACGAGGCGGCGAACAAATCTCGCGTCTGCAGCAGGAATCAGGATGTAAAATACAGATTGCGCCCG ACAGTGGAGGGATGCCCGATAGGTCAGTAACATTGACTGGAGGACCCGATGCCATTCA GACCGCAAAGAGGCTGCTTACGGAGATCGTCGAGAAGGGACGGCCGTCCCCGGCGTTCCACCACAATGACGGCCCTGGCATGACGGTTCAGGAGATTATGGTCCCTGCTTCGAAAGCCGGCCTTGTTATTGGCAAGGGAGGCGAGACAATCAAGAGTCTTCAG GAAAGAGCTGGAGTGAAAATGGTCATGATTCAAGATGGACCCCAAAACACAGGCGCTGACAAACCTCTCCGCATTTCGGGAGAGCCCTTTAAAGTTCAG CAAGCCAAAGAGATGGTGATGGAGCTGATCAGAGACCAGGGCTTTAGAGAGCAGAGGGGCGAATACGGCTCTAgagttggtggtggtggtggcggcggcggaggcggtGGCGAGACATTGGAT GTTCCCGTTCCCCGGTTTGCGGTCGGAATTGTTATCGGCAGAAGCGGAGAGATGATCAAAAAGATCCAGAGCGACACGGGGGTCAGGATCCAGTTTAAACCAG ATGATGGCAGCGCTCCAGACAGGATAGCACAGATCATGGGTCCTCCTGACCAAGCTCAGCACGCAGCAGAGATCATCTCAGACCTGCTGAGGAGTGTCCAGGCTGGCGGGCCTCCGGGTCACGGCGGCGGTGGTGGCGGCAGAGGCCGAGGACGCGGGCAGGGCAATTGGAACATGGGGCCCCCTGGTGGCCTGCAGGAGTTCACCTTCACCGTCCCGACCATGAAGACTGGCCTAATCATTGGAAAAG GTGGCGAGACCATCAAAGGTATCAGCCAACAGTCGGGGGCCAGGATTGAGCTGCAGAGGAATCCGCCTCCCAACTCAGACCCCAATGTCAAGATGTTCACTGTCAGGGGGTCACCCCAGCAGATTGACTATGCCAGGCAGCTGGTAGAGGAGAAGATTGGG GGACCCGTCACTCCAATGGGCGGCCCACACGGGCCCCCTGGTCCACATGGAGGTCCGGGCCCACACGGTCCTCCAGGCCCTCCAGGACCCCCTGGTGCTCCGATGGGTCCATACAACGCTGGGCCTTACAACCAGGGACCCCCGGGACCACA tGGTCCCCCAGCACCTTATCAGCCTCAGGGGTGGGGCAACGGCTACCCGCACTGGCAGCAAGGACAGCCTGACCCAA ACAAAGCAGCAGCTGACGCTAATGCCGCAGCGTGGGCGGCCTACTATGCCCAGTACGGCCAACAGCCACAGGCTTCCATGACGCCAACCAGTGGTGCGCCGGGCACCACTCAGTCCAACGGTCAAG GTCAACAGAATCAACAACCTCAGGACTACACTAAAGCCTGGGAAGAGTATTACAAGAAACAAG GTCAAGCGGCCCCTCAGGCTGCTGCACCAGCGGCCGCTGCGGCCCCCACCACCCAACCCGGCGGGCAGCCGGACTACAGTGCCGCCTGGGCCGAGTACTACCGGCAGCAGGCAGCTTACTACGGCACGGGCAACCCACAGACCATGGGAGCGGCACCACAAGCCCCTCAG TgttcccccccaacccccccagaCCTTGCACCTTAG